The following proteins come from a genomic window of Gynuella sunshinyii YC6258:
- a CDS encoding 4'-phosphopantetheinyl transferase family protein, whose product MTHSFLQLQALGDLPFPNTDEKLAGLAFQACRFSVADYDDHAPQSCSISIPPGFERFVGKRKAEFVAGRVCAQQALERLGVHDAQIAIGENRAPVWPAGILGSISHSHEYACCVAARASANGLNGIGIDAEQIMIAERADKLYGHIVSESEKHYLQTLNCSWPTALTLVFSAKESLFKTLYPAVLQYFDFLHAEVIAIDLSQQRLSLRLLKDLTAEVRQGNIYDGLFAIEADSVQTLVYY is encoded by the coding sequence ATGACCCACTCCTTTCTGCAATTACAGGCTTTGGGAGACCTCCCGTTTCCGAATACGGATGAGAAACTGGCCGGCCTGGCGTTTCAAGCCTGTCGTTTTTCGGTTGCCGATTATGATGACCATGCTCCTCAATCGTGCAGCATCTCGATACCTCCCGGCTTCGAGCGTTTTGTCGGTAAGCGCAAGGCGGAGTTCGTGGCGGGCCGGGTCTGTGCTCAACAGGCGTTGGAGCGGCTGGGGGTTCACGACGCACAAATCGCCATTGGTGAGAACCGCGCACCGGTCTGGCCGGCCGGCATTCTGGGATCGATCAGTCACAGTCATGAATATGCCTGTTGCGTCGCCGCCAGAGCATCGGCCAACGGCCTGAACGGGATCGGCATCGATGCGGAGCAAATCATGATTGCCGAGCGGGCCGACAAGCTGTACGGCCATATTGTCAGTGAGTCAGAAAAACACTACCTCCAGACGCTGAACTGCTCATGGCCCACGGCCCTGACACTGGTGTTTTCGGCCAAGGAGAGCCTGTTTAAAACCCTCTACCCGGCGGTTCTCCAGTATTTCGATTTTCTTCATGCCGAGGTCATCGCCATTGATCTGAGCCAGCAACGTCTCTCTCTCAGACTGCTCAAAGATCTCACTGCAGAGGTCCGGCAAGGCAATATTTATGATGGCCTGTTTGCGATAGAGGCAGATAGTGTGCAGACTCTGGTTTATTATTAA
- a CDS encoding U32 family peptidase, whose amino-acid sequence MKITIGANQFYWNRNETFDFYHQLLSAPVERVYLGETICPKRKELRYDDWLDIARQLSERGKEVVLSSLTLLESESDFRQIRQICANEQYLVEANDIAAVQIASELNKRFVLGPAINIYSSATLDFLVRQGAVTWVPPVEIGYQQIDTIYSQALTSVNLEIFAYGYLPLAYSARCYSARHHQYQKDQCQKICIEYPDGIQIFSQDGEPVFNLNGISTQSGKIAQLITEIPRMELMNVDYVRLSPVKNGFFETIERYHKALTGQPDPMIPIARSGCNGYWFEEAGKEWV is encoded by the coding sequence ATGAAAATAACAATTGGTGCCAACCAATTCTATTGGAACAGAAATGAGACGTTTGACTTTTACCACCAGTTACTCAGTGCTCCGGTGGAGCGGGTCTACCTTGGTGAAACCATTTGCCCCAAACGCAAAGAACTGCGTTATGACGACTGGCTCGACATCGCCAGACAACTCAGTGAACGAGGAAAAGAAGTCGTTCTATCGAGCCTGACACTACTGGAATCCGAATCCGACTTTCGCCAGATACGGCAAATATGCGCCAACGAACAATATCTTGTGGAAGCCAACGACATCGCGGCAGTACAAATCGCATCTGAACTCAATAAACGCTTCGTACTCGGTCCGGCCATCAACATATACAGCAGTGCTACGCTGGACTTTCTGGTTCGCCAGGGAGCCGTCACCTGGGTTCCGCCAGTGGAAATCGGTTATCAACAGATAGACACCATCTATTCCCAGGCTCTGACATCGGTAAATCTGGAAATTTTTGCCTATGGCTACCTGCCACTGGCCTATTCCGCACGCTGTTACTCAGCCCGTCATCATCAATATCAAAAAGACCAATGCCAGAAAATCTGTATCGAATACCCTGACGGCATACAGATTTTTTCCCAGGATGGCGAACCCGTTTTTAACCTGAACGGCATCAGCACCCAATCCGGCAAAATCGCCCAGTTGATTACCGAAATACCTCGCATGGAACTCATGAACGTTGACTACGTTCGCCTGAGTCCGGTCAAAAACGGCTTTTTCGAAACAATAGAACGGTACCACAAAGCACTCACCGGACAACCAGATCCCATGATTCCCATCGCCCGTTCCGGCTGCAACGGTTACTGGTTTGAAGAAGCTGGTAAGGAATGGGTTTAA
- the ubiU gene encoding ubiquinone anaerobic biosynthesis protein UbiU yields the protein MELVCPAGNLPSLKAAIQQGADAVYIGFKNQTNARHFAGLNFNDRKARDAIAEVRNRGKKLFVAINTYANNDSLADWHKAVDEAHAIGANAVILADIGLMEYCTRKYPDLTIHLSVQGSATSLPALQFYQSHFNVKRAVLPRVLSLKQVRYLAEQSTMDLEVFGFGSLCIMAEGRCHLSSYLCGESPNKNGACSPARFVEWREHPAYLETRLNNVVIDRFKADEKAGYPTLCKGRFQVEDQLYHTLEWPTSLNTLAILPELQQAGVKAIKIEGRQRSPAYIENVARIWRAALDQLTKDQPYQVKDEWMSTLATYAEGEQTTLGAYDRPWQ from the coding sequence ATGGAATTAGTCTGTCCCGCAGGAAACCTACCATCCCTGAAGGCGGCGATTCAGCAGGGAGCTGATGCTGTTTATATCGGATTTAAAAACCAGACCAATGCCCGTCATTTCGCCGGCCTCAATTTCAATGACCGCAAGGCGCGGGATGCCATCGCCGAGGTCCGAAACCGTGGCAAAAAACTATTTGTCGCCATTAATACCTACGCGAACAATGACTCTCTGGCTGATTGGCACAAAGCCGTTGACGAAGCTCATGCCATTGGCGCCAATGCCGTCATCCTCGCGGATATCGGCCTGATGGAATACTGCACACGTAAGTACCCGGACCTGACCATACACTTATCTGTTCAGGGATCGGCCACCTCACTGCCGGCTTTGCAGTTCTACCAGTCACACTTCAACGTCAAACGCGCGGTACTGCCAAGAGTCCTGTCGCTGAAACAGGTTCGCTATCTGGCAGAACAAAGCACGATGGATCTTGAAGTATTCGGTTTTGGCAGTCTTTGCATCATGGCCGAAGGGCGTTGCCACTTGTCCTCTTATTTATGTGGCGAGTCCCCCAACAAAAACGGTGCCTGCTCTCCGGCCCGGTTTGTGGAATGGCGGGAACACCCTGCATACCTCGAAACACGTCTCAACAATGTCGTCATTGACCGTTTCAAAGCCGATGAAAAAGCCGGATACCCGACCTTATGCAAAGGTCGTTTTCAGGTTGAAGATCAGCTTTATCACACCCTGGAATGGCCTACCAGCCTCAATACCCTGGCCATCCTGCCGGAGCTGCAACAGGCAGGCGTCAAAGCTATCAAAATTGAAGGCCGGCAACGCAGTCCGGCTTATATAGAAAATGTCGCCCGGATATGGCGGGCGGCGCTTGATCAACTGACCAAAGATCAGCCTTATCAGGTAAAAGATGAGTGGATGTCGACTCTGGCAACATATGCGGAAGGCGAACAGACGACCCTGGGTGCCTATGACCGCCCCTGGCAATAG
- the ubiT gene encoding ubiquinone anaerobic biosynthesis accessory factor UbiT: MFESTQVLNVASRMSLIWLKTFALAPATLQSRLVSKILTQCFRQQLADDEFDFLQGRWVTIELTDAAMCWSFTVDKHQRFLMRPGQAQSESRIKGPIRAFLKLMSRTVDPDTLFFQRELVISGDTELGLAVKNLFDSIEPEDLPNPFRLTLQKLHQWSRS; encoded by the coding sequence GTGTTTGAATCAACTCAGGTATTAAATGTTGCCAGTCGCATGTCGCTGATCTGGCTTAAAACGTTTGCTCTGGCACCGGCCACGCTCCAGAGTCGACTGGTTTCGAAAATCCTTACACAGTGTTTTCGGCAGCAGCTGGCGGATGATGAATTCGATTTTTTGCAGGGGCGCTGGGTCACCATTGAGTTAACCGATGCTGCCATGTGCTGGTCGTTTACTGTTGATAAACATCAGCGTTTTCTGATGCGACCCGGGCAGGCGCAGAGTGAAAGCCGGATCAAGGGGCCAATTCGCGCCTTTTTGAAGTTGATGTCGCGGACGGTTGATCCTGATACGTTGTTTTTTCAGCGTGAACTGGTAATCAGTGGTGATACCGAGCTGGGGCTGGCAGTCAAAAATCTGTTTGACAGCATTGAGCCGGAAGACCTGCCAAATCCTTTTCGCCTTACCTTGCAGAAACTGCATCAGTGGAGCAGGTCTTAG
- a CDS encoding cystathionine gamma-synthase family protein → MSTETKRGFTTQILHGDRQSTIEHGSNCKPIHTAIAYGYKDAREIAEVFQGSKPGYSYGRQNNPTTTALENKITAMEQGTGSVAFSTGMAAISAVMLTLLRQGDHLIASRFIFGNTNSFLNTLMNFGIEVSFVDATDSAQVAAAVQPNTRMVFVETIANPCTQIADLKGIGQLCQEKQLVFVIDNTMTSPYLFKPIKVGASLSINSLSKCIAGHGDVLGGAVTELGQFDWSRYDNIIDTYKKGDSRNWALTQIKKKGLRDTGATLDSMAAHHIAVGAETLALRMSKISDNALKLAQFLNQQEKIVKVFYPGLTEHPEHDRATELFMAYGGLISINLDPALDCFEFLNRLQVPIISSHLGDNRTLLIPVAHTIFYEMGPERRASMGIDDNTIRISVGIEDIEDLINDFDRVLNG, encoded by the coding sequence GTGAGCACAGAGACCAAACGAGGCTTTACCACCCAAATATTGCATGGTGATCGTCAGAGCACCATTGAACACGGTTCGAACTGTAAACCAATTCATACTGCTATCGCCTATGGCTACAAAGATGCAAGAGAGATTGCGGAAGTATTCCAGGGTTCCAAGCCCGGATACTCCTACGGTCGCCAGAATAATCCCACGACCACCGCGCTGGAAAACAAAATCACCGCCATGGAACAAGGTACCGGCAGTGTTGCCTTCTCTACCGGCATGGCAGCGATCAGTGCAGTCATGCTGACTCTGCTGCGTCAGGGAGACCATCTGATCGCCAGCCGTTTTATATTTGGCAATACCAACAGCTTTCTGAACACCCTGATGAACTTTGGCATCGAAGTCAGCTTTGTGGATGCCACCGACAGCGCCCAAGTCGCAGCTGCCGTACAACCCAATACCAGAATGGTATTTGTGGAAACGATTGCCAATCCATGCACTCAGATTGCCGATCTGAAGGGCATTGGCCAACTGTGTCAGGAAAAACAGTTGGTGTTTGTCATCGATAACACCATGACCTCCCCATACCTGTTCAAACCGATCAAAGTAGGGGCATCACTCTCGATCAACTCCTTATCCAAATGCATTGCCGGTCATGGCGATGTGCTCGGCGGTGCAGTCACAGAGCTGGGCCAGTTTGACTGGAGCCGCTACGACAACATCATCGACACCTATAAAAAGGGCGACAGTCGCAACTGGGCACTTACTCAGATCAAGAAAAAAGGTCTGCGCGATACCGGTGCCACCCTGGATTCAATGGCTGCCCACCACATTGCCGTTGGCGCCGAGACCCTGGCCCTGCGGATGAGCAAAATCTCTGACAATGCACTGAAGCTGGCGCAATTTCTAAATCAGCAGGAGAAAATCGTCAAAGTCTTCTATCCCGGGCTGACAGAACACCCTGAGCACGACAGGGCCACGGAACTGTTCATGGCCTATGGCGGCCTGATCAGCATCAACCTGGACCCGGCCCTCGACTGCTTCGAGTTTCTCAACCGCCTGCAGGTACCGATTATTTCCTCCCACCTGGGCGACAACCGAACGCTCCTAATCCCGGTGGCCCATACCATCTTTTATGAAATGGGGCCGGAACGCCGGGCCAGCATGGGTATTGACGACAATACCATCCGGATTTCCGTTGGCATCGAAGATATTGAGGACCTGATTAATGACTTTGACCGGGTACTGAACGGTTAA
- a CDS encoding pyridoxal-phosphate-dependent aminotransferase family protein produces the protein MPIDVPKIDQLYQILPDEPLLMMGAGPVPIPEAVAAANGIVINHLGEAMARVIDQVKRMARYIFQTQSEWIVGVAGPGSAAMEMAVANLVWPGTRVLSICNGFFSNRLAEMAMRAGAEVEQLKITDGISADPKQVAEILDRFRPEVLTIVQGETSNTTHNHALDEIAAVAREHRCLVIVDAVCTLSTMPLKMDEWGVDAVITGGQKGLSSIPGVSLVAFSDAAWKRINARTEPMRHWTLDASLATKFWHQASYHYTAPVSGLLALHEAMRLVCEETLEHRYTRHQHCSLALQAGIEALGLKLYVQPPARLNSVLGIALPETLQPAEVCRHISHNYRVEIASSFGPHIVRIGQMGEQCRVHNLFRTLHAFGSTFKDLGVKVDVPAGMAALENRLQDLKATQP, from the coding sequence ATGCCTATCGATGTGCCTAAGATTGATCAGCTTTATCAGATATTGCCGGACGAACCTTTATTAATGATGGGGGCCGGACCTGTACCGATTCCTGAGGCTGTGGCGGCAGCGAATGGTATTGTGATTAACCATCTTGGGGAAGCCATGGCCAGGGTGATTGATCAGGTCAAACGAATGGCTCGTTACATTTTCCAAACCCAGTCAGAGTGGATCGTCGGTGTTGCCGGTCCTGGATCGGCAGCGATGGAGATGGCGGTGGCCAATCTGGTCTGGCCAGGGACCCGGGTCTTGAGTATCTGTAATGGTTTTTTCAGCAATCGCCTGGCGGAAATGGCCATGCGTGCTGGTGCAGAAGTCGAACAGCTGAAGATTACTGACGGCATCAGCGCAGACCCGAAACAGGTGGCTGAGATATTGGATCGGTTTAGACCTGAGGTGTTGACGATTGTCCAGGGTGAGACTTCCAATACCACGCACAACCACGCTTTAGATGAAATTGCTGCAGTTGCCAGAGAGCATCGTTGTCTGGTGATTGTCGATGCTGTCTGTACTCTCAGTACCATGCCTTTGAAAATGGATGAGTGGGGCGTAGATGCCGTTATTACCGGCGGTCAGAAAGGATTGTCGTCCATTCCCGGTGTGTCTCTGGTGGCGTTTTCCGATGCGGCCTGGAAGCGAATAAACGCTCGTACTGAGCCTATGCGACACTGGACTCTGGATGCCAGCCTGGCCACTAAGTTCTGGCATCAGGCGTCATATCATTATACGGCTCCGGTATCAGGGTTGTTGGCATTGCATGAAGCCATGCGGCTGGTGTGTGAAGAAACTCTAGAGCATCGATATACCCGTCATCAGCATTGTTCGCTGGCTCTGCAGGCTGGAATCGAAGCTCTGGGCCTTAAATTGTATGTACAGCCTCCGGCCCGGTTGAATTCAGTGCTGGGCATTGCATTGCCGGAAACATTGCAGCCAGCTGAGGTTTGTCGACACATCTCCCATAACTACCGGGTGGAAATTGCCAGTTCGTTTGGCCCCCATATTGTCCGAATTGGACAAATGGGTGAGCAATGCAGGGTTCATAACCTGTTTCGAACCCTGCATGCCTTTGGATCAACGTTTAAAGATCTTGGCGTGAAAGTTGATGTGCCGGCAGGTATGGCTGCATTGGAAAACCGCCTGCAGGATTTGAAAGCCACCCAGCCTTAG
- a CDS encoding methyl-accepting chemotaxis protein, whose amino-acid sequence MLKIFQNSSDTKQLLDDLQRFKDLVEQSSPVIEFDVNGKVITANAMFQALSGYSLAELSGMTHQQLYRAGFSSEDEYRSYWRQVCQGNTKSSHRQLQVKGDRKLWVSSVIIPSKGPDNRVVKLFEINTDVTALADMADIRLKAKLEAFDRSNAIIEFSPTGEVLTANKNFLETMGYRLEEIAGKHHRMFCDNEYVASDEYRHFWSRLSRGEYVRSRFKRLGKHDRVVWLEASYNPVFDEHGKVVKVVKLATDITENVAQSELEAQNASRAYHIASETERVAEHGTEVIQSAAQEMKNIAESISQSADVVAELGRQSGEITAIVNTIRGIADQTNLLALNAAIEAARAGDQGRGFAVVADEVRQLAGRTSQSTQEISTMIEKMQSGTDTAIKSMNSCQNQAQHGVDLATQAGAVIIQIRDGAKDAVEAVSMFADVMDERDAVNYR is encoded by the coding sequence ATGTTAAAAATTTTCCAGAACTCTTCCGATACCAAACAACTGCTTGATGATCTGCAGAGATTCAAGGATTTAGTAGAACAATCCAGTCCTGTCATTGAATTTGATGTTAACGGAAAAGTTATTACTGCTAATGCGATGTTTCAGGCACTATCTGGATATTCATTGGCAGAGTTGTCTGGTATGACGCATCAGCAGCTCTATCGTGCTGGCTTTTCATCAGAAGACGAATACCGGTCCTACTGGCGTCAGGTATGTCAGGGAAATACGAAGTCATCTCATCGTCAACTACAAGTCAAAGGTGATCGGAAACTATGGGTTTCCAGTGTTATTATTCCATCTAAAGGCCCTGACAACAGAGTGGTGAAACTGTTTGAGATCAACACTGATGTGACGGCTTTGGCCGATATGGCTGATATCAGGCTCAAGGCTAAGTTAGAAGCATTTGATCGATCCAACGCTATTATCGAGTTTTCGCCAACAGGTGAAGTATTAACAGCCAATAAGAATTTCCTTGAAACCATGGGATACCGGTTGGAAGAGATTGCCGGCAAGCACCACCGGATGTTCTGTGACAATGAATATGTAGCCTCGGACGAATATCGACATTTCTGGTCGCGCTTAAGTCGCGGAGAATACGTACGCAGTCGTTTCAAACGATTAGGCAAGCATGATCGTGTTGTCTGGCTGGAGGCGAGTTATAATCCTGTATTTGATGAACATGGAAAGGTTGTGAAGGTGGTTAAGCTGGCAACAGACATCACTGAAAATGTCGCTCAATCAGAGCTGGAGGCACAGAATGCATCCAGGGCTTACCATATTGCGTCTGAAACCGAGAGGGTGGCTGAACACGGTACCGAGGTGATACAAAGTGCGGCCCAGGAAATGAAAAATATTGCTGAGTCCATCAGTCAATCTGCCGATGTGGTTGCAGAGTTGGGGCGTCAATCCGGCGAGATTACTGCCATTGTCAATACGATTCGCGGAATTGCGGATCAAACCAATCTGCTGGCACTGAATGCGGCCATAGAAGCTGCCCGGGCTGGAGATCAGGGGCGGGGATTTGCCGTGGTGGCTGATGAGGTAAGACAACTGGCAGGCAGGACCAGCCAGTCAACCCAGGAAATCTCTACCATGATTGAGAAAATGCAGAGTGGAACGGATACTGCCATCAAAAGCATGAACAGCTGCCAGAATCAGGCTCAGCATGGTGTTGACCTGGCTACCCAGGCAGGGGCAGTCATCATACAGATCCGGGATGGAGCCAAGGATGCTGTAGAAGCTGTCAGTATGTTTGCCGATGTCATGGATGAACGCGATGCTGTTAATTACCGGTAA
- a CDS encoding pyridoxine 5'-phosphate synthase codes for MPTALSVNLNKIALLRNSRGRDYPSILKFGRRALQNGARGLTIHPRPDQRHARYQDAYDLRALLEEFQEAELNIEGNPIDEFMDMVLDVGPDQCTLVPDQPGQITSDHGYDLDMDTETLKPVIEKLKRFDVRVSLFMDPVPENMAKARAIGADRVELYTESWAQAFMTPQEDQVYEQFRLSVLAAREAGLEVNAGHDLDLQNLAMFLTIPDIAEVSIGHALTVEALESGYDSVIRQYAAICSLSMESRPNKDF; via the coding sequence ATGCCCACAGCGCTCAGCGTCAATCTAAACAAAATCGCGTTATTGCGGAATTCTCGTGGAAGAGATTATCCAAGTATTCTTAAATTTGGCCGCCGGGCCTTACAGAATGGAGCTCGTGGTCTGACGATCCATCCTCGTCCTGATCAGCGCCATGCCCGCTACCAGGATGCCTATGACTTGCGGGCATTACTGGAAGAGTTTCAGGAAGCAGAACTGAATATTGAAGGCAACCCGATAGATGAGTTCATGGATATGGTCCTTGATGTCGGACCTGATCAGTGCACTCTGGTGCCTGATCAGCCTGGGCAAATTACCTCTGATCACGGTTATGACCTGGATATGGATACCGAAACATTGAAGCCGGTTATCGAAAAGCTTAAACGGTTTGATGTGCGGGTATCGTTGTTCATGGACCCAGTCCCTGAGAATATGGCCAAAGCCAGAGCAATCGGTGCTGATCGGGTGGAGTTGTATACTGAGAGCTGGGCTCAAGCATTCATGACGCCTCAGGAAGATCAGGTGTATGAGCAGTTTCGCTTAAGCGTTCTGGCCGCCAGAGAAGCGGGTTTGGAAGTCAATGCAGGACATGATCTTGATTTGCAGAACCTGGCCATGTTTTTGACAATACCTGATATTGCAGAAGTTTCCATTGGTCATGCTTTGACGGTGGAAGCTCTGGAATCGGGTTATGATTCTGTGATTCGTCAGTATGCTGCCATATGTTCTTTATCGATGGAGAGTCGTCCAAACAAAGATTTTTGA
- the iolG gene encoding inositol 2-dehydrogenase, which yields MINLAIFGTGRIGTVHALNAAANPEANVKYLVDPVRSNHMTELAKKTAAIEADVDTVFADADVHGIVISSSTDSHADLLVQAARAGKAVFCEKPISLDFATTISTVESLEQSGIRCMMGFQRRYDPDFRTLKERLSNGTAGHIEHILMISRDPFPPPISYIKRSGGMFLDQSIHDLDMARYLLGEEIKTVYAVGNCLEDAAIGDAGDIDTAMITLTSISGRFVQISNSRRSAFGLEQRVEVVCSKEVLSIGNRLHSLLTIADHQGLTSSSPENYFIDRFAWSYKAEMQAFVELIETGTPALTNIRDGLEAQRLAVAALESMHTGKIVELER from the coding sequence ATGATCAATCTCGCCATTTTTGGTACAGGTCGCATTGGCACCGTTCACGCACTGAATGCAGCGGCGAACCCGGAAGCGAATGTTAAATATCTGGTTGATCCGGTGCGCTCCAATCATATGACCGAACTGGCAAAAAAAACAGCCGCCATTGAAGCAGATGTTGATACCGTATTTGCAGATGCAGATGTACACGGCATTGTGATCTCCAGCTCTACGGACTCTCATGCAGATTTACTGGTTCAGGCCGCCCGTGCCGGTAAAGCTGTGTTTTGTGAAAAGCCGATCAGCCTCGATTTTGCAACCACCATCAGCACCGTTGAATCGTTGGAACAATCGGGCATACGCTGCATGATGGGATTTCAACGACGTTACGACCCGGACTTTCGTACCCTGAAAGAGCGCCTCAGTAATGGCACCGCCGGCCATATAGAACACATTTTAATGATCTCCCGAGACCCATTTCCGCCACCTATCAGTTATATCAAACGTTCAGGTGGTATGTTTCTCGATCAGAGCATTCATGATCTGGATATGGCCCGCTACCTTCTGGGTGAGGAAATCAAAACAGTTTATGCAGTAGGCAATTGTCTGGAGGATGCGGCTATTGGCGATGCCGGAGATATCGATACCGCCATGATTACTTTGACATCAATCTCCGGCCGTTTCGTTCAAATCAGTAACAGCCGTCGCTCTGCATTTGGTCTGGAACAGCGGGTCGAAGTAGTCTGCAGCAAAGAGGTGTTATCCATCGGCAACCGCCTCCATAGCCTGCTGACGATTGCCGACCATCAAGGCCTGACCAGTTCATCACCGGAAAATTATTTCATTGATCGCTTTGCGTGGTCCTATAAGGCTGAAATGCAGGCTTTTGTTGAACTGATTGAAACCGGCACCCCAGCACTGACCAACATAAGAGATGGACTGGAAGCCCAGCGCCTGGCGGTAGCCGCGCTGGAATCCATGCATACTGGCAAAATTGTGGAACTCGAGCGTTAA
- a CDS encoding GNAT family N-acetyltransferase: protein MIRNVTREDAERIAEIYNHYILNTIITFEEICLTSGEICQRIAKLEDLKLPWIVIEQDQRVVGYAYAGVFRERAAYRYSTEVSVYLDHQVTGGGLGTQLFAELLNRLEQTSMHTVIGGIALPNAASVALHEKFGLRKVAEIQQVGFKFDRWIDVGYWQKIIK, encoded by the coding sequence ATGATTCGTAATGTTACGCGTGAAGATGCTGAGCGTATCGCTGAGATTTATAACCACTACATACTTAACACGATTATCACCTTTGAGGAGATTTGTCTGACCTCCGGGGAGATATGTCAGCGTATTGCTAAATTAGAAGATCTTAAATTGCCATGGATTGTTATTGAACAGGATCAGCGGGTAGTTGGATATGCATATGCCGGCGTCTTTCGGGAACGGGCAGCATATCGTTATTCGACTGAGGTAAGTGTTTATCTGGATCATCAGGTAACCGGTGGAGGTTTGGGAACTCAATTATTCGCAGAATTACTAAACCGTTTGGAGCAGACTTCCATGCATACGGTTATAGGTGGAATTGCGTTGCCGAATGCTGCGAGTGTGGCGCTACATGAAAAATTTGGCCTAAGAAAAGTTGCAGAAATTCAACAGGTCGGTTTTAAGTTTGACCGCTGGATCGATGTTGGGTACTGGCAGAAAATTATTAAATAA
- the bfr gene encoding bacterioferritin: MKGDSNIINELNVLLEGELTAIDQYFIHSRMYEDWGISKIHERLNHEMEEERGHADALIKRILFLEGKPDLSKRSPLNVGTDVISCLQSDLALEYSVVKSLKHVIALCEQAEDYVTRDMLLQQLQDTEEDHTYWLEQQLRLIKLTGLENYIQSQM, translated from the coding sequence ATGAAAGGTGACAGCAATATCATCAATGAACTCAATGTATTGTTGGAAGGTGAGTTGACTGCAATCGATCAGTATTTTATTCATTCCCGCATGTATGAGGATTGGGGTATCTCTAAAATTCATGAGCGTCTCAATCACGAAATGGAAGAAGAGCGTGGACATGCAGACGCACTGATCAAACGCATTCTGTTTCTGGAAGGCAAGCCGGATTTGAGTAAACGCTCACCATTGAATGTGGGTACTGATGTCATCAGTTGTCTGCAGAGTGATCTGGCGCTGGAATACAGTGTGGTTAAATCTCTGAAGCATGTTATCGCACTGTGTGAACAGGCTGAAGACTACGTTACTCGCGATATGTTGTTGCAACAGCTACAGGATACTGAGGAAGATCATACCTATTGGCTGGAACAGCAGTTGCGATTGATCAAACTGACTGGTCTCGAAAATTATATTCAATCACAAATGTGA
- a CDS encoding GNAT family N-acetyltransferase has translation MSLSIISADYQNPQHGHDLIYLLDHYAHDPMGGGEPLSPYVRTHLIEQLRAVPGAFSLLCYQQQQAVGLANCFMGFSTFKCRPLVNIHDVVVHADYRGQGISQQLLAVVEQIARQRNCCKITLEVLEGNDIARKAYRRFGFAGYELDPEAGTALMWQKLLN, from the coding sequence ATGTCTTTGAGTATCATTTCTGCCGATTATCAAAATCCACAGCATGGTCATGACTTAATCTATCTGCTGGATCATTATGCCCATGATCCGATGGGGGGTGGTGAGCCGTTGAGTCCGTACGTTCGCACTCATTTGATCGAACAGTTGCGGGCGGTGCCTGGCGCGTTTTCGCTACTTTGTTATCAACAACAGCAGGCTGTTGGGCTGGCTAATTGTTTTATGGGTTTTTCCACTTTTAAATGCCGTCCGCTGGTTAATATTCACGATGTGGTGGTACATGCAGATTATCGTGGACAGGGAATTTCCCAGCAATTGCTGGCAGTGGTGGAACAGATCGCACGCCAACGAAACTGCTGTAAGATAACGCTGGAAGTTCTGGAAGGGAATGACATTGCCCGGAAGGCGTATCGCCGGTTTGGTTTTGCCGGCTATGAACTTGATCCCGAAGCCGGCACGGCGCTTATGTGGCAGAAGCTGCTGAACTAA